Genomic window (Plasmodium gaboni strain SY75 chromosome Unknown, whole genome shotgun sequence):
tatatttatatttatatttatatatttgtatattttttgtgGTACGTTAAATGGAAAATATTGAAAGAATGAAACCTTATTTTCCTGCATCCTTGAATGGTAAgttatatgtaaaataagaattatgtatgttaaaattttttttattttttctatgctttttttatttttatttgtttattttattatatttttcatagGATGCGAATCTGTATCAGatgaattttttaaatgtttaaataaaaatttaatacCTTTTGGCGatgataaattaataaaaagtTCACAACATGATTGTCAGCATTTTAAGAAggtaataaaaaaaattatattgaacgattatataattctttaaaagtaaagaaaaaaaaataaacaatttatatttttttcaatatatatatatatttatttttttatttttttttaagaacTATGAAAAATGCACAGAA
Coding sequences:
- a CDS encoding hypothetical protein (conserved Plasmodium protein, unknown function); translated protein: MENIERMKPYFPASLNGCESVSDEFFKCLNKNLIPFGDDKLIKSSQHDCQHFKKNYEKCTEEKLKKLKSPLMFLTEYKEQNK